A window of Chitinophagales bacterium contains these coding sequences:
- a CDS encoding proline dehydrogenase family protein yields MEQHPTISFDDTDLAFHYKTDKELKRAHFLFSMMGRPWIVKAGIALTPAAIRWNIPFVKPIVRNTIFRQFVGGESLEETATVAKKLGEYKVKVILDYGVEGGDDGEKGFDESCEQFIRVIRYAASQANIPFMSVKVTGLSRTGLLEKLDTMMHALPGSLMKRYLKAIDELPAAEREEWHRVRHRLMKISQTAAEAGVGVLIDAEETWIQDPVDALTILMMDAFNKEKAVVYNTTQHYRHDRLAFLKDSYEAALERKFILGAKLVRGAYMEKERERAVENGYPSPIQPDKESTDRDFNDAVRFCVDHLDRIALIVASHNEYSNLLTTQLLEQKNLPLDHPHVHFSQLYGMSDNITFNLAHAGCSVSKYLPFGPIGDVIPYLMRRAQENTSIGGQTGRELGLITKELKRRGGGN; encoded by the coding sequence ATGGAGCAACACCCTACTATTTCCTTTGATGATACCGATCTGGCCTTTCATTACAAGACCGATAAAGAATTAAAACGGGCCCATTTTCTGTTTTCCATGATGGGCAGACCCTGGATTGTAAAGGCTGGCATTGCATTGACCCCGGCCGCTATCCGGTGGAACATCCCATTTGTCAAACCCATTGTACGCAATACGATATTCAGGCAGTTTGTTGGCGGGGAGAGTCTGGAGGAGACCGCAACAGTGGCCAAAAAGTTGGGTGAGTATAAAGTAAAAGTAATCCTGGACTATGGGGTAGAAGGGGGGGATGATGGGGAAAAGGGTTTTGATGAATCCTGTGAGCAGTTTATCCGTGTTATACGCTATGCAGCATCGCAGGCCAATATTCCTTTTATGAGTGTAAAGGTGACCGGTTTATCAAGAACCGGTTTATTGGAAAAGCTCGATACCATGATGCATGCCCTGCCCGGCTCCCTGATGAAAAGGTATCTGAAGGCTATTGATGAACTGCCAGCTGCCGAACGAGAGGAATGGCATCGCGTCAGACACCGGCTAATGAAGATCTCCCAAACAGCCGCAGAAGCAGGTGTTGGGGTGCTGATCGATGCGGAAGAAACATGGATACAGGATCCGGTGGATGCCCTGACCATCCTCATGATGGATGCCTTTAACAAAGAGAAGGCCGTGGTGTACAATACCACGCAACATTATCGCCACGATCGCCTGGCTTTTTTAAAGGACTCGTATGAAGCCGCCCTGGAACGCAAGTTTATCCTTGGCGCCAAACTCGTTCGTGGTGCCTATATGGAAAAGGAAAGAGAAAGGGCAGTGGAAAATGGTTATCCTTCTCCGATACAACCCGATAAAGAAAGTACCGATCGTGATTTCAATGATGCGGTTCGTTTTTGTGTAGACCACCTCGACCGTATTGCGTTGATCGTGGCTTCCCACAATGAATATAGCAATCTGCTTACCACCCAATTGCTGGAACAAAAGAATCTCCCGCTGGATCATCCCCATGTTCATTTCAGCCAGTTATATGGCATGAGCGACAATATCACCTTCAACCTGGCCCATGCAGGATGCAGTGTAAGTAAATACCTGCCCTTTGGCCCCATTGGCGATGTGATACCTTACCTGATGCGCCGTGCCCAGGAAAACACTTCTATTGGAGGACAAACGGGCAGAGAACTGGGGCTGATAACAAAAGAATTAAAAAGAAGAGGGGGAGGGAATTAG
- a CDS encoding 1-acyl-sn-glycerol-3-phosphate acyltransferase, whose protein sequence is MATWKERIKNARWVKALVYAFVGILSYPGLVWVNRLRIRGTEHISSLPKQNVLFVSNHQTYFADVITFLHIFCAVKWGKKNRLGVPYYLLNPFTRVYYVAAEETMKGSLISRLFTLAGALTVKRTWKEGGSEVRKGLDPSDTRKIERALKESWIITFPQGTTTPYAPGRKGTALIIKYHKPIVVPVVIEGFGRAFNKKGLKLKKPGTQLSVTFKEPLPIDYEAPAELILEQVMDAIEQSKKFRPEL, encoded by the coding sequence ATGGCAACCTGGAAAGAACGAATCAAGAACGCAAGATGGGTAAAAGCCCTCGTGTATGCCTTTGTCGGGATACTCTCTTACCCGGGTCTCGTTTGGGTCAACAGACTCCGCATCCGGGGCACCGAACATATCAGCAGCCTTCCAAAACAGAATGTTCTTTTTGTCAGCAATCACCAGACCTACTTTGCCGATGTGATCACCTTTCTCCACATTTTTTGTGCTGTAAAATGGGGGAAAAAGAACAGACTGGGTGTTCCCTATTATTTACTCAACCCGTTCACCCGTGTATATTATGTAGCAGCTGAAGAAACGATGAAAGGGAGTTTGATCAGCCGGCTGTTCACCCTTGCGGGTGCGCTGACCGTTAAACGAACCTGGAAAGAGGGTGGGAGCGAAGTGCGAAAAGGGTTGGACCCCTCCGATACCCGGAAAATAGAACGCGCCTTAAAAGAAAGCTGGATCATCACTTTTCCCCAGGGAACCACAACCCCCTATGCCCCCGGCAGAAAGGGCACAGCCCTCATCATCAAATACCACAAACCCATCGTGGTACCCGTGGTGATCGAAGGGTTTGGAAGAGCGTTCAATAAAAAAGGGTTGAAATTGAAAAAACCAGGTACCCAATTATCGGTCACCTTCAAGGAGCCATTACCCATCGATTATGAAGCTCCCGCCGAACTCATACTGGAACAAGTGATGGATGCGATTGAACAAAGCAAAAAATTCAGGCCCGAGTTATAG
- a CDS encoding class I SAM-dependent methyltransferase, translating to MGNWLHRIRFIGKYLHYYFSASNGKGHGTHSPFVFGFIKQVLNDRATYPAYEKVESLRKKLINDKRMVSVEDLGAGTTTGAGHQRSISSIATHAAKPPKYAQLLFRIARYYRSQQILELGTSLGLTSAYLAQANEKVKLLTLEGAPSIAELATHHFNQLGLENIEVVTGNFDQTLLPALEKLGRPDMVFIDGNHRKEPTLRYFKALLQHAGPETILIFDDIHWSREMEEAWGEICQNPAVQCSLDLFFIGIVFFREEFKEKVHFTIRY from the coding sequence ATGGGAAACTGGCTACATAGAATCCGGTTCATTGGTAAATACCTGCATTACTATTTCTCCGCCTCCAATGGTAAAGGGCATGGCACCCATTCTCCCTTTGTGTTTGGTTTCATCAAACAGGTGTTGAACGATCGTGCAACCTATCCGGCCTATGAAAAAGTGGAGTCGCTACGAAAAAAATTAATCAACGATAAGCGGATGGTATCGGTGGAAGACCTTGGAGCAGGTACTACCACTGGCGCCGGACATCAACGGTCCATCTCCAGCATTGCCACCCATGCCGCTAAACCGCCCAAGTATGCCCAGCTCCTTTTTCGTATCGCCCGGTATTATCGATCACAACAGATATTGGAGTTGGGTACTTCGCTTGGTTTAACCAGTGCCTATCTGGCACAGGCAAACGAAAAGGTTAAACTTCTTACGCTCGAAGGAGCCCCTTCCATTGCTGAACTGGCCACCCATCATTTTAATCAATTAGGGTTGGAGAATATTGAGGTGGTGACAGGAAATTTTGACCAAACTCTTTTACCCGCCCTGGAAAAACTGGGCAGACCGGATATGGTCTTTATTGATGGCAACCACCGGAAAGAGCCCACATTGCGGTATTTTAAAGCCTTGCTCCAACATGCCGGACCCGAAACGATCCTGATATTTGATGATATACATTGGAGCCGGGAAATGGAAGAAGCCTGGGGGGAGATATGTCAGAATCCCGCGGTACAGTGCAGTCTTGACCTCTTCTTTATTGGCATCGTATTCTTTCGGGAGGAATTCAAGGAGAAGGTTCACTTCACAATTCGGTACTAA
- a CDS encoding T9SS type A sorting domain-containing protein: protein MIKYFLLLTPLLWLSNRSYAQSAPGSVPANPISCNASFCTTNANIDICPPGSNIVVTNFQGGTFNAATQVYRFTDVALVNGQRVHATVSVDATYRAILQSVDDDAAVDQGGISIASFFAPRISPDQNLGATDRDGYVQFTVRFYLHVDNPVSNNDFTVPAVLANLNYVHYDVDGSMTGQRWFRETGVFREAPPLTINGNSNTELVAYQYTGDASTWRGFAGSVCERDGVSRCAEVAVAGQYGVAQSFITYRMGYNYESGGLATNFGQPTRQYGGRFGCFEFPSQSTLPVHLLGFTGRYNGGSAILNWTAENEVKFRQYEVERSVNGIDFTNVGLVNPTGGPGQTRSYELKDNLSSVNGNAFYYRLKMVDLDGKFTYSTTVLIRRSSKAISGIVINPNPIVSGNATVRMTAVSKGMVDLRVIDFTGKVVLTQKATVYEGNNSISINNLNRLQPGVYTLQMIDEAEVSTCKFSIVR from the coding sequence ATGATCAAATATTTTCTACTCCTTACGCCATTATTATGGCTGAGTAACCGAAGCTATGCGCAATCTGCGCCAGGAAGCGTCCCTGCCAATCCGATTAGCTGTAACGCCTCCTTTTGTACCACAAATGCAAATATTGACATCTGTCCTCCGGGCTCTAATATCGTGGTGACGAATTTCCAGGGTGGGACTTTTAATGCCGCAACCCAGGTCTATCGTTTTACCGATGTAGCGCTTGTGAATGGACAACGTGTGCATGCCACGGTATCCGTGGATGCTACCTATCGTGCCATCCTGCAGAGTGTAGATGATGATGCAGCAGTTGACCAGGGTGGTATCAGTATCGCTTCTTTCTTCGCCCCCCGGATCTCTCCGGACCAGAACCTGGGCGCTACCGACCGTGATGGTTATGTGCAGTTCACTGTTCGTTTTTACCTGCACGTTGATAACCCGGTCAGCAATAACGACTTTACCGTACCCGCCGTTTTGGCGAATCTGAACTATGTCCATTATGATGTGGATGGCTCTATGACCGGTCAACGCTGGTTTCGCGAAACCGGTGTATTCCGTGAAGCACCACCACTGACCATCAACGGAAACAGCAATACCGAACTGGTGGCCTATCAGTACACTGGAGATGCCAGTACCTGGAGAGGGTTTGCCGGAAGTGTTTGCGAAAGAGATGGAGTGTCTCGTTGCGCGGAAGTAGCCGTTGCCGGACAATACGGGGTTGCCCAGTCCTTTATCACCTATCGTATGGGTTATAACTACGAATCAGGTGGCCTCGCAACCAACTTTGGTCAGCCCACCCGCCAGTATGGTGGACGCTTTGGCTGTTTTGAATTCCCCTCTCAATCCACCCTCCCTGTACACCTGCTTGGTTTCACCGGCAGATACAATGGAGGCAGCGCTATCCTGAACTGGACCGCTGAGAATGAAGTAAAATTCCGCCAGTATGAGGTAGAGCGTAGTGTGAACGGAATCGACTTTACAAATGTTGGTCTGGTCAACCCTACAGGTGGCCCCGGACAAACCAGGAGCTATGAGCTTAAGGATAACCTGAGCAGTGTGAATGGCAATGCTTTTTATTACAGACTTAAAATGGTGGATCTGGATGGCAAATTCACCTATAGCACGACCGTCCTGATCCGTCGCAGCAGCAAAGCGATCAGCGGTATCGTGATCAACCCCAACCCGATCGTAAGTGGAAATGCTACCGTACGCATGACCGCCGTATCGAAAGGAATGGTGGACCTCCGGGTCATTGATTTCACCGGAAAAGTGGTGCTGACGCAAAAGGCCACCGTTTATGAAGGAAACAATTCCATCAGTATCAATAATCTCAACAGGTTGCAACCGGGCGTGTACACATTGCAAATGATAGACGAAGCGGAAGTAAGTACCTGCAAATTTTCTATTGTTCGATGA
- a CDS encoding dihydrofolate reductase, translating into MVISLIVAVSQNNVIGKENRLPWHLPEDLKYFKNTTWAMPIVMGRKTWESLGKALPGRTNIVISRNNEFNAEGAHVVDSLEGAKKIAEALDVKEIFIIGGAEIFSLALPLAQRLYLTRIHQDFEGDVFFPAIDPSKWELAFKRDCQPDEKNKYAYSFERWEARP; encoded by the coding sequence ATGGTTATTTCTCTCATAGTTGCGGTTTCCCAAAACAACGTCATCGGTAAAGAGAACCGCCTTCCCTGGCACCTTCCCGAAGACCTGAAATATTTTAAAAACACCACCTGGGCCATGCCCATTGTAATGGGGAGAAAGACCTGGGAGTCATTGGGAAAAGCCCTTCCCGGACGAACCAATATTGTGATCAGTCGAAACAATGAGTTCAATGCGGAAGGCGCACATGTGGTTGACTCGCTGGAGGGCGCGAAGAAAATCGCGGAAGCATTGGATGTAAAAGAGATATTCATAATCGGAGGAGCAGAGATTTTCTCTTTGGCCCTGCCACTCGCGCAACGTTTATACCTGACCCGGATACATCAGGATTTTGAAGGCGATGTTTTCTTTCCCGCCATCGATCCTTCCAAATGGGAACTGGCATTCAAAAGAGATTGCCAACCGGATGAAAAGAACAAATACGCATATAGTTTCGAACGTTGGGAGGCCAGACCCTGA
- the rpsA gene encoding 30S ribosomal protein S1 — MSENNIVNPNAESQEAPVVETVAATATQNVPVETAHDDFDWSIDKRNVSLYSKDEKEKYDKVYDATFRNIVDGELMAGTVVGLTKTDVVLNIGFKSDGLVSLNEFRDIPNLKIGDEVEVMVVEKEDRDGHLNLSRKQARITRAWERIMEVHKTGEVITGTVTNKTKGGLIVDVFGMETFLPGSQIDVKPVTDYDQFVGKTMEFKVVKINETIKNAVVSHKALIESDIEAQRAEIMSKMEKGQVLEGTVKNITDFGAFMDLGGLDGLLYITDISWGRINHPSEVLKMDQKVNVVVLDFDDEKKRISLGLKQLTPHPWDVLPENIKEGEVIKGRVVNIEDYGAFLEILPGVEGLVHVSEITWANTPINAKEFFKLGDEHEAKVVTLDKNSRKMSLSIKQLSEDPWSTIEVKFPLESRHNGLVKNITPYGVFVELAPGIGGMIHISDLSWLKRFNHPSDYTKVGEKIDVIIMGIDKDNRKLQLGHKQLEEDPWNTLQDTFAIGSIHEGTVIRRDDKGAVVQLPYGLEGFAPSRHLSTEDGKPIVVDDNRPFVVIEFDRNEKRIVISHTRIWEQAKTDEKEAAKKEARVESEKTKKAVKTIQSKVEKATLGDLGALAEIKAKLKEEEKGSGDEAKS; from the coding sequence ATGTCTGAAAACAATATTGTTAACCCAAACGCTGAATCCCAGGAGGCGCCCGTGGTGGAAACCGTGGCGGCTACAGCGACACAAAATGTACCTGTGGAGACTGCTCACGACGATTTTGACTGGTCAATTGACAAGCGCAATGTATCGTTGTACAGCAAGGACGAAAAAGAGAAGTATGACAAAGTGTATGATGCTACTTTCCGTAACATCGTAGACGGAGAACTGATGGCTGGTACGGTGGTTGGTCTTACCAAGACTGATGTTGTACTGAATATCGGTTTCAAAAGTGATGGATTGGTTTCCCTCAATGAATTCCGTGACATCCCCAATCTGAAGATCGGTGATGAAGTGGAAGTAATGGTAGTGGAAAAAGAGGACCGGGATGGTCACCTTAACCTGAGCCGCAAGCAAGCTCGTATCACACGTGCCTGGGAGCGTATCATGGAAGTTCACAAAACGGGCGAGGTTATTACCGGTACCGTTACCAACAAGACCAAAGGTGGTCTTATCGTGGATGTATTCGGAATGGAAACCTTCCTTCCCGGATCTCAGATCGATGTTAAACCTGTTACCGACTACGATCAGTTTGTTGGTAAGACCATGGAGTTCAAAGTGGTGAAGATCAACGAAACCATCAAGAATGCCGTAGTAAGTCACAAAGCACTGATCGAAAGCGATATCGAAGCACAACGTGCCGAGATCATGAGCAAGATGGAAAAAGGACAGGTACTGGAAGGAACTGTGAAGAACATCACCGATTTCGGTGCCTTCATGGATCTTGGTGGCCTGGACGGTTTGCTCTATATCACCGATATCTCCTGGGGTCGTATCAACCACCCAAGCGAGGTGCTGAAAATGGACCAGAAGGTAAATGTGGTGGTATTGGATTTCGACGACGAGAAAAAACGTATCAGCCTGGGTCTGAAACAACTGACCCCACATCCTTGGGATGTGCTGCCTGAGAATATCAAAGAAGGTGAAGTGATCAAAGGCCGCGTAGTGAATATCGAAGACTATGGCGCCTTCCTCGAGATCCTCCCTGGTGTAGAAGGACTGGTGCACGTAAGTGAGATCACCTGGGCCAATACACCGATCAATGCCAAAGAATTCTTCAAACTGGGTGATGAGCATGAGGCCAAAGTGGTGACGCTGGATAAGAACAGCCGCAAAATGAGCCTCTCCATCAAACAACTCAGCGAAGATCCCTGGAGCACCATCGAAGTGAAATTCCCGCTGGAAAGCCGTCACAACGGTCTAGTAAAGAATATCACACCTTATGGTGTATTCGTGGAACTGGCCCCCGGTATCGGTGGTATGATCCATATCTCCGACCTGAGCTGGCTGAAGCGCTTTAATCACCCCTCCGACTATACGAAAGTAGGAGAGAAGATCGATGTCATCATCATGGGCATTGACAAGGATAACCGCAAACTCCAACTCGGACACAAACAATTGGAAGAAGATCCCTGGAATACCCTTCAGGATACCTTTGCCATTGGCAGCATCCATGAAGGAACCGTTATCCGCCGCGATGACAAAGGCGCTGTGGTACAGCTTCCTTACGGACTGGAAGGCTTTGCCCCCAGCCGTCATCTCAGCACCGAAGATGGTAAACCCATCGTCGTGGATGATAACCGTCCATTCGTTGTGATCGAGTTCGATCGCAATGAAAAGCGGATCGTGATCTCCCATACCCGTATCTGGGAACAAGCCAAAACCGATGAAAAAGAAGCGGCTAAAAAAGAAGCCCGCGTAGAATCGGAAAAGACCAAGAAGGCTGTTAAAACCATCCAGAGCAAGGTAGAAAAAGCCACCCTGGGTGACCTGGGTGCCCTGGCCGAGATCAAGGCCAAATTGAAAGAAGAAGAGAAAGGCTCTGGCGACGAAGCAAAGAGCTGA
- a CDS encoding acyl-CoA thioesterase has product MREKTPSDSYTVMTELVLPNDTNTFGNLMGGRLMYWMDIAAALAAMKHCSSPVVTASVDNISFEAPIKLGNVVHIEAKVSRAFNSSMEVHLNVWGEDAIQQFKYKSNEAYYTFVALDPNGKPRPVPGLVAETEEEVKLFEGALRRRQIRLILGGKMKPDDAAELKALFVK; this is encoded by the coding sequence ATGCGGGAAAAGACACCCTCTGACAGTTATACGGTGATGACCGAACTGGTATTACCCAATGATACAAATACCTTTGGCAACCTGATGGGTGGCCGGTTGATGTACTGGATGGATATTGCCGCGGCATTGGCAGCTATGAAACATTGCAGTTCCCCGGTGGTTACCGCTTCGGTAGATAATATTTCTTTTGAAGCGCCGATCAAATTGGGAAATGTGGTGCATATTGAAGCCAAGGTTTCCCGCGCCTTCAATAGCTCCATGGAAGTTCACCTGAATGTTTGGGGTGAAGATGCGATCCAGCAATTCAAATACAAAAGCAACGAAGCCTATTATACATTTGTCGCCCTTGATCCAAATGGGAAGCCACGCCCTGTACCCGGATTGGTTGCGGAAACAGAAGAGGAAGTAAAACTCTTTGAAGGGGCTTTGCGCCGTCGGCAAATACGCCTGATCCTGGGTGGAAAAATGAAACCGGATGATGCAGCGGAGTTGAAGGCCTTGTTTGTGAAGTAG
- a CDS encoding cryptochrome/photolyase family protein, protein MKTAGLIFPHQLFDPHPLLSLGIPLFLVEEYLFFRQYRFHKKKLVFHRASMKGFANRILSKKVEYHYIAATDPLSDIRLLIPALARDGFKKIIYIDTTDNWLEKRIQKSIHETGLRSEKLSSPLFLNRMEEVSQFFETRKTYFQTDFYTWQRKKRNILLTPEGKPVGGKWTYDAENREKFPRKAIAPLVDLPLQNEDVAEATKYVVQYFSGNPGTTKDFFYPVDHGSALSWFRDFLVHRFAAFGRYEDAMVMNEPILHHSLISPLLNAGLLSPQQVIEETLAESDALAIPLASLEGFLRQVMGWREFIRIVYEREGSRQRTHNYWNHTRKIPSAFYTGETGILPVDTVIRRVLETGYCHHIERLMVLGNFMLLCEFDPDEVYRWFMELFIDSYDWVMVPNVYGMTQFADGGLMTTKPYISGSNYLLKMGDWEKGPWQETWDGLFWRFMHVHRDFFTQNPRLGMLVKTFDKMPVEKRNKHLKNADEFLSRL, encoded by the coding sequence ATGAAAACAGCCGGATTGATATTTCCCCACCAGCTTTTTGATCCACATCCTCTTCTTTCATTGGGGATACCTTTATTTCTTGTGGAGGAATATCTGTTCTTCCGACAATACAGGTTTCACAAAAAGAAACTCGTTTTCCACCGGGCCTCCATGAAGGGTTTTGCCAATCGAATTCTTTCAAAAAAGGTAGAATATCATTACATAGCGGCTACAGACCCCCTTTCGGATATACGCTTGTTGATACCCGCGCTTGCCCGGGATGGCTTTAAGAAGATCATCTATATTGATACAACCGATAATTGGCTGGAAAAGAGAATACAAAAATCCATACACGAGACAGGATTGCGTTCAGAAAAACTATCCTCTCCGCTCTTCCTTAACCGAATGGAGGAAGTGTCCCAATTTTTTGAAACCAGAAAGACCTATTTCCAAACCGACTTTTATACCTGGCAACGGAAAAAGAGAAACATCCTCCTTACTCCGGAAGGTAAACCGGTAGGAGGTAAATGGACCTATGATGCGGAGAACAGGGAAAAGTTTCCCCGGAAGGCCATAGCTCCATTAGTAGACCTTCCCCTGCAAAATGAAGACGTTGCCGAAGCAACAAAATATGTAGTACAATATTTCTCCGGGAACCCGGGTACGACCAAGGATTTCTTTTACCCGGTGGATCATGGATCTGCGCTTTCCTGGTTTCGGGATTTTCTGGTCCATCGCTTTGCGGCATTTGGCCGTTATGAGGATGCCATGGTGATGAACGAACCGATCCTGCATCATTCTCTGATATCTCCATTGCTAAATGCCGGTCTGCTTTCTCCTCAACAAGTGATTGAGGAAACCCTGGCTGAATCGGACGCCCTGGCCATTCCCCTGGCTTCACTGGAAGGTTTTTTGCGACAGGTTATGGGTTGGAGAGAATTCATCCGGATCGTATATGAACGGGAAGGAAGCAGGCAAAGGACACATAACTACTGGAATCATACCCGAAAGATCCCTTCTGCATTCTATACGGGGGAGACAGGCATCCTTCCGGTTGATACAGTGATACGGCGTGTATTGGAAACAGGCTATTGCCATCATATCGAAAGACTGATGGTTCTGGGAAATTTTATGCTGCTTTGCGAATTTGACCCCGATGAGGTCTATCGCTGGTTCATGGAACTTTTTATCGACAGTTATGACTGGGTGATGGTCCCGAATGTATATGGCATGACCCAATTTGCCGATGGTGGATTGATGACCACCAAACCCTATATCAGTGGAAGCAATTACCTGTTAAAAATGGGTGATTGGGAAAAAGGACCCTGGCAGGAAACCTGGGACGGATTGTTCTGGCGGTTTATGCATGTACACCGGGATTTTTTTACACAGAATCCACGGTTGGGAATGCTGGTAAAGACCTTTGATAAAATGCCTGTTGAAAAAAGAAACAAGCATTTGAAAAACGCAGATGAATTTCTATCCAGGCTTTAG
- a CDS encoding SDR family oxidoreductase encodes MESVKGKHILIAGATGGIGAETARLLAQSGAIIYLAGRKAEKILSLAEACQVSSDRVFLADLSKETEVAAMAEKIHALVPRIDILVNAAGAGVIKPFDQLSLNDLYQMIDANLVSSFNLVKAFLPGMKEAKKGLIINIPGILGKTPMSGAAAYCAAKYGLVGMMQSIREEVKRTDIRITNLFLGGVDSPFWDTIDLRVQRDKMIVATEAARAIWFLCQQPVSGVVNEMVLQPFNHQAI; translated from the coding sequence TTGGAATCAGTTAAAGGCAAACATATTTTGATCGCCGGAGCAACCGGTGGCATTGGTGCAGAAACAGCCAGGCTGCTGGCGCAAAGCGGTGCAATTATTTACCTGGCAGGACGGAAAGCCGAAAAAATCCTGAGTTTGGCTGAAGCCTGCCAGGTTTCTTCTGATCGGGTCTTCTTAGCAGACCTGTCAAAAGAGACCGAGGTAGCCGCTATGGCGGAAAAGATCCATGCCCTTGTACCCCGGATCGATATATTGGTCAATGCGGCGGGTGCCGGGGTGATCAAACCGTTTGACCAATTATCGCTGAATGATCTTTACCAAATGATTGATGCCAATCTGGTTAGTTCTTTCAATCTGGTCAAGGCCTTTTTGCCCGGCATGAAAGAAGCAAAAAAAGGACTGATCATAAATATTCCCGGGATTCTCGGGAAGACTCCCATGAGTGGGGCGGCGGCCTATTGCGCGGCCAAATATGGTTTGGTGGGAATGATGCAATCCATACGCGAAGAAGTAAAACGAACGGATATACGTATTACCAATCTGTTTTTGGGTGGAGTGGATTCTCCGTTTTGGGATACCATTGACCTCCGGGTACAACGCGACAAAATGATCGTCGCCACCGAAGCCGCACGCGCCATCTGGTTCCTCTGCCAGCAACCGGTAAGTGGTGTGGTGAATGAAATGGTGTTACAGCCATTTAACCATCAGGCTATTTAA
- a CDS encoding thymidylate synthase, producing MQQYLSLLQHILDHGTDKSDRTGTGTRSCFGYQMRFDLQQGFPLVTTKKAHLKSIIHELLWFLKGETNIAYLKENGVSIWNEWANEQGELGPVYGKQWRSWEGKDGKVVDQITDVLHQLKNNPDSRRMIVSAWNVGELSEMALMPCHTLFQFYTAPGPNGKRRLSCQLYQRSADVFLGVPFNIASYALLTLMMAQVCNMEPGDFVHTFGDVHIYSNHMDQVNLQLSRDPFPLPVMKINPNVKDIFDFKFEDFTLENYQSHPAIKAPVAV from the coding sequence ATGCAGCAATACCTTTCTCTTCTTCAGCATATTTTAGATCATGGTACGGATAAGAGTGACCGGACAGGGACCGGTACAAGGAGTTGTTTTGGTTATCAAATGCGGTTTGATCTGCAGCAAGGATTTCCCCTCGTAACCACCAAAAAGGCCCATTTAAAAAGCATCATTCATGAGTTGCTTTGGTTTTTAAAAGGTGAAACAAACATTGCCTATTTAAAGGAAAATGGAGTGAGTATTTGGAATGAATGGGCGAATGAACAGGGAGAACTGGGTCCGGTTTATGGCAAGCAATGGAGAAGTTGGGAAGGAAAGGATGGGAAGGTGGTTGATCAGATTACGGATGTTCTCCATCAATTAAAAAATAACCCGGATAGCCGTCGTATGATCGTCAGTGCCTGGAACGTAGGGGAGTTGTCCGAAATGGCGCTTATGCCCTGTCATACGCTTTTTCAATTTTATACTGCTCCCGGCCCCAATGGGAAAAGACGTTTGTCCTGCCAACTCTATCAGCGCAGTGCGGATGTATTTCTCGGCGTTCCATTCAATATTGCTTCCTATGCATTGCTTACACTGATGATGGCACAGGTGTGTAATATGGAGCCAGGTGATTTTGTCCACACATTCGGAGATGTACATATTTACAGCAATCACATGGATCAGGTAAATCTTCAGCTTAGCCGTGATCCATTTCCGCTCCCTGTCATGAAGATCAATCCGAATGTAAAAGATATATTTGATTTCAAGTTTGAAGATTTTACCTTGGAAAATTACCAGTCACATCCGGCGATAAAAGCCCCCGTAGCAGTATAA